From the Thermodesulfobacteriota bacterium genome, one window contains:
- a CDS encoding IPTL-CTERM sorting domain-containing protein, with protein sequence MRSLLFSIFLILILGLCYSTLSFSACEQGPPDTINCGTSDPNPDPDGVQFNIPNDLIVNVTAGGAIDTALQPGLDLDAIQVGTGNNIILLQNAFVRGQDAGIMSGNDNPTHVTINNSTLIGVTDVAIRLGLGKNKITIIDSTVHTTDDNIIQLFDNEEVIELINSELRVLDPDSGLNDILSARGGNDTVSIENSLLVATSSINSPQGLNMDDGNDTVILKNRVVMQTNTPNGLINGLIDCGENFQEEDFDTIIFAMNVPSNQLSEITAEIESKNPSADSIIINGLFYEWVDCEELVPELVAGSAIPTLSQWGLIATAGLLGTIGFIVIRRRKFITNN encoded by the coding sequence ATGAGAAGTTTACTTTTCAGTATATTTTTAATATTAATTTTGGGATTATGTTATTCAACGCTAAGTTTTAGTGCTTGCGAACAAGGGCCTCCTGATACAATTAATTGTGGTACATCAGATCCTAACCCCGATCCAGATGGAGTACAGTTCAACATTCCAAATGATCTTATTGTCAATGTGACTGCGGGTGGAGCAATCGATACAGCCCTTCAGCCGGGGCTAGATCTGGATGCAATACAAGTTGGTACCGGAAATAATATCATCTTACTCCAAAATGCATTTGTAAGAGGGCAAGATGCAGGGATTATGTCGGGTAATGACAATCCAACTCACGTAACAATTAACAATTCAACATTGATTGGAGTAACTGACGTGGCGATTAGACTAGGTCTGGGCAAAAACAAAATTACTATTATTGATTCTACAGTTCACACCACCGATGATAATATTATTCAATTATTTGATAATGAGGAGGTTATAGAACTTATCAATTCAGAGCTGAGGGTCTTGGATCCGGACTCAGGTCTTAACGATATTTTAAGCGCGCGCGGCGGAAATGACACTGTGAGTATTGAGAATTCATTACTTGTAGCTACGAGTAGTATCAATTCTCCTCAAGGGCTTAACATGGACGATGGCAATGACACAGTTATCTTAAAAAACAGAGTTGTAATGCAAACAAACACTCCAAACGGCTTAATAAACGGCTTAATAGATTGCGGAGAAAATTTTCAAGAGGAAGATTTTGATACAATCATTTTTGCAATGAATGTGCCTTCAAATCAGCTCTCAGAAATTACAGCAGAAATAGAATCTAAAAATCCCTCAGCAGACAGCATAATCATAAACGGGCTTTTTTATGAGTGGGTAGATTGTGAGGAACTAGTCCCTGAACTAGTTGCTGGCTCCGCTATCCCTACCCTATCTCAATGGGGACTCATCGCAACAGCTGGATTGCTAGGAACCATCGGATTTATAGTAATCCGCAGAAGAAAATTTATCACAAATAACTAA